The DNA segment CTGTTCGGTCAGGAGGTTCCGTTCCCTTTCGAGATCGGCCGGATCGATATCGGCGATCGCAACGCATTGCGGCTGCGCCGCCGCAATATGCATCGCGAGTTGCTTGCCGAGCGCCTGCAGGGCTTCGGTATCGCCGGTGGATTCGAGTGCGATGAGAACACCGATTTTCCCGATCCCCTCGGCCAGCGCGCTGTGAATATACGACACGACAGCGCCCTTATCGACGGACAGCGATACGCAACGCCGCAGCGACATATTCTCACCGATCGTCGCGATCAGCTTCGTCAGTTGTTCGGATACCGCATGGCCCGCACCGGGATAACTGGCCGCAGCCAGCGCTTCCAGATCGCCATTCGCCGATAGCGCCAGACCGGTAACGTCCTTCACGAATTTCTGAAAATCGGCATTGCGCGCAACGAAATCCGTTTCGGCGTTGATCTCGACCATCGCACCGGTCGTGCCGTCAACCGCGGCGCCGACCAGCCCTTCGGCGGCAACCCGTCCGGATTTTTTCGCCGCTGCAGACAGGCCCGCCTTGCGCAACCAGTCGACGGCTTCCTCGATTTCGCCATTCGTCTCGGTCAGCGCCTTCTTGCAATCCATCATCCCGGCGCCGGTCTTTTCCCGCAATTCCTTGACGAGCGAAGCGGTAATATTCGCCATTGTAATCCTCTACCTTAAAAATTCATTCTTGCGAATTGAAAACAGACATTCCTGCTGCATTTCAACGACAGTCGCTTCCGGCCAAGATCAGGACGGAGCGGCCTCCTCGGCTTCTGTTTCGGCCACGACGGGAGCAGCTTCTTCGGCAGCGCCTTCCTCGGCCATGTCAGGAAGCGTCTCTTCCAGATCAGGGGCTTCGCCGATATCGACACCCGCGGACAGCATTTCCGCCTGGATACCGTCCAGGACGGCGCCGGAGATGAGATCGCAATACAGCGAAATCGCCCGCATGGCGTCGTCATTTCCCGGAATCGGGAAATCGATGCCCTTGGGATCCGAATTGCTGTCCAGAATAGCGACAACCGGAATGCCCAGCTTCTGCGCTTCGGCGACCGCAATCGACTCCTTGTTCGTATCCACGATGAACAGGATATCCGGCAGGCTGCCCATTTCCTTGATCCCGCCCAGCGCGCGTTCCAGCTTGTCGCGTTCGCGGGTCAGGTTCAGCAATTCGCGCTTGGTCAGACCGATATCCTCGACCGCAAGCTGCTCTTCAATATCCCGCAACCGCTTGATCGAATTGGAAATTGTCTTCCAGTTCGTCAGCATGCCGCCGAGCCAGCGGTGATTGACGAAATACTGGCCGCAACGCGCCGCCGATTCCGCGACGATTTCCGCCGCCTGCCGCTTGGTGCCGACAAACAGGACACGGCCGCCGCCGGCCGCCACTTCGCGGATCGCCTCAAGCGCCCGCTGCAGGGACGGAACGGTCTGTTCCAGATCCAGGATATGAATCCCGTTGCGAACGCCGAATATATACGGCTGCATTTTAGGGTTCCATCGGCGCGTGGTGTGGCCGAAATGGATGCCAGCTTCAAGCAGCTGGCGCATGGTAAACGTTGGCATCGCCATGTTGTAACGTCCTTTACCGGTTATTCCTCCGTGGGCAAAAAGCCAGTTTCCCAGCACCGGAGCGGCCACTACCCTCATCGGCAGCGCGCGCAAACCCACGTGTGATATGGCGTGCGGTATATAGCCAATGTCCGGGCATTGCAAGGCGGCATTATTAAATTCGCACCCGATGAACAGGCCCGCTAAAGATCCCTTACATCCATGACCCCGGGGATCGACTTGACCGCCGAACGCATGGCAACGGAAATCGCGAACCCGCCGGGAATATCGATTTCGATTTCCCGGTCATCCGTCTCCAGCATCAGGCGCACCCGGCCGGGGCCCTTCTCGCCATGTTCGCGGAATACGTTGGCCAGGCTCGTCAGCGGCGTTTCATCGCACATGAAGACACACAGGCCCGCGGCGGCCCGCGCCGCCGCCTCATCCAGCGGCTGGATACTTTGCGCCGTCAGCCGGAAACCCTCGTTCCAGCGCTGCACGTCTACGGTCGCCAGAAGCGGCGCGCCGGATTCCAGAAGATCCCGGCTTCCCGCCAGCACTTCGGAAAAGACCGTTATTTCGTAGGACCCTGTCGCGTCGGACATCTGCACAAACGCCATCTTCGAGCCCCGGGAGGATGTGGTGAATCGGCGCGCCGAAACGATCCCCGCCAGCTTGATTCGTCCCTCGTTCATCCGGCCCGTCGATACCTTGATCCACTCCACGACGCCAAGCTTTTCGCAGGTCGCCTGGTAGGATTGAAGCGGATGCGCCGACAGGTAAAAACCGATTGCCTCGAACTCCTGCTGCAGGCGTTCCTGCGCCGGCCACTCATCGACCGCCGGCAGCGGCGGCGTAATCGCCGATTCTTCCGCGCCGAACAGGTTGACCTGCTTGCTTTCCCGGTCATTCTGCGCCGCATTGGCGTGCCGGACCAGCATTTCCACGGCATCGAACAACTGATGCCGGTTCGGGTTCAGGCTGTCGAATGCCCCTGCCCGCACCAGGTTTTCGATCTGCCGCTTGTTGAAGACCTGGGTCCCCAGCCTGGTGGAGAAATCGAAGACGGAACTGTAG comes from the Alphaproteobacteria bacterium genome and includes:
- the rpsB gene encoding 30S ribosomal protein S2, with translation MAMPTFTMRQLLEAGIHFGHTTRRWNPKMQPYIFGVRNGIHILDLEQTVPSLQRALEAIREVAAGGGRVLFVGTKRQAAEIVAESAARCGQYFVNHRWLGGMLTNWKTISNSIKRLRDIEEQLAVEDIGLTKRELLNLTRERDKLERALGGIKEMGSLPDILFIVDTNKESIAVAEAQKLGIPVVAILDSNSDPKGIDFPIPGNDDAMRAISLYCDLISGAVLDGIQAEMLSAGVDIGEAPDLEETLPDMAEEGAAEEAAPVVAETEAEEAAPS
- the tsf gene encoding translation elongation factor Ts translates to MANITASLVKELREKTGAGMMDCKKALTETNGEIEEAVDWLRKAGLSAAAKKSGRVAAEGLVGAAVDGTTGAMVEINAETDFVARNADFQKFVKDVTGLALSANGDLEALAAASYPGAGHAVSEQLTKLIATIGENMSLRRCVSLSVDKGAVVSYIHSALAEGIGKIGVLIALESTGDTEALQALGKQLAMHIAAAQPQCVAIADIDPADLERERNLLTEQARDSGRSEEIIDKMVEGRLRKYYEDVALLEQVFVIDNETRISNVLENAAKTVGAPVRVKAFVRYVLGEGIEKKEENLADEVAATLAG